In the Balaenoptera acutorostrata chromosome 7, mBalAcu1.1, whole genome shotgun sequence genome, one interval contains:
- the TAS2R38 gene encoding LOW QUALITY PROTEIN: taste receptor type 2 member 38 (The sequence of the model RefSeq protein was modified relative to this genomic sequence to represent the inferred CDS: inserted 4 bases in 3 codons; deleted 1 base in 1 codon; substituted 1 base at 1 genomic stop codon): MVTLTAIVTVPYEVRNAFLFFSVLEFTVGILVNAFIFLXDLVLLNLSLTWLFLHGLLFLDAIQLTHFQWIKDPLSLCYQTILMLWMLVNQAGLWLTTCLSLLYCSKTVHFFHTFLLRLASWISRKISQMLLGAIFSSCVCIVLYLWDFFSRSPFSVATMLLMNNNTELNXEIRKLNFFHSFLFCSLGSIPSFLLFLVSSGVLIVSLGRHMRTRRAKTRQSRDPSLEAHIKALRXLVSFFCLYVVSFCAAFISVPLLMLWHNKIGVVGCAEILAAXPSGHTVILISGNAKLKGAVETILLRAQSSLKVRADRKADPRMPDLC; the protein is encoded by the exons ATGGTGACTCTGACTGCCATCGTAACTGTGCCCTATGAAGTCAGGAATGCATTTCTGTTCTTTTCAGTCCTGGAGTTTACAGTAGGGATCCTGGTCAATgccttcattttct atgatctTGTCCTGCTGAATCTCAGCCTCACCTGGCTCTTCCTGCACGGGCTGCTCTTTCTGGATGCCATCCAGCTTACCCACTTCCAGTGGATAAAAGACCCGCTGAGCCTCTGCTACCAGACCATCCTCATGCTCTGGATGCTCGTAAATCAAGCTGGCCTCTGGCTCACCACTTGCCTTAGTCTCCTCTACTGCTCCAAGACTGTCCATTTCTTTCACACCTTCCTCCTCCGCTTGGCAAGCTGGATCTCCAGGAAGATCTCCCAGATGCTCCTGGGTGCTATTTTTTCCTCCTGTGTCTGCATTGTTCTCTATTTGTGGGACTTTTTCAGTAGATCTCCCTTCTCAGTTGCAACCATGTTACTCATGAATAACAATACAGAACTCAACTGAGAAATT AGAaaactcaatttctttcattccttcctcttctgcaGCCTGGGGTCCATcccttctttcttgctttttctggTCTCTTCTGGGGTGCTGATTGTCTCCCTGGGGAGGCACATGAGGACAAGGAGGGCCAAAACCAGACAGTCTCGGGACCCCAGCCTGGAGGCCCATATCAAAGCACTCAG TCTCgtctctttcttctgcctgtaTGTGGTGTCCTTCTGCGCTGCCTTCATCTCGGTGCCTTTGCTGATGCTGTGGCACAACAAGATCGGGGTCGTGGGCTGTGCAGAGATACTGGCAG TCCCCTCGGGGCACACAGTCATCCTGATCTCAGGCAATGCCAAGCTGAAGGGAGCTGTGGAGACCATTCTTCTCCGGGCTCAGAGCAGCCTAAAGGTAAGGGCGGACCGCAAGGCAGATCCCAGGATGCCAGATCTATGTTGA